A window of Misgurnus anguillicaudatus chromosome 3, ASM2758022v2, whole genome shotgun sequence genomic DNA:
gactaatttgcatattcatagatccacATGTACTACTAAATGTGGCAAGGGTGTAGAGgtacattcaagctgttttgAAGCATAAAGAAATACCCGCCACAGGAAAACGTTTAAAAATGATACTATGATGCTTAAAGATGAGTTTGAATGATAAAATTATCGACAACAGAGGGACTTTAACATTTCTGCTGATGTACTGTAATACACTCTTTCAAAAAACTCAATTCATATCTAACCTTCCAATATTTTTCATCCTCATCTTTGCCTCAGGTGGCATTTCCTCAGGCTCGCTctgaaaaaattaaaaaggaTTTTAAGGATTACAAACCCTTAACATTTTTTCATCTATAACAGACTACATCAATATTATTTCAGTCATCAAAGTATATCACatacatcatcatcttcattgAAAACAGACGCGAGTCCTGGTTTCTTGGCAGGTAAGGCAGGAGTGGGTTCTTTAGGtttctaaaaataaaagaaagaaaaattgcCCACATCAATAACTCTCAAGCGAGCACTAtgtttacaaataaaataatattatctTGCAAAGAAATATTGTATACATACACTTGCTCCCAGCTTGATGGAGATAGTGGCAGGCTTCTTGGGAGGTTGGGCCATCATACTAAACCCAGCTTTTAACATTTTAGAGGAGGCTGGCTTGCTTTTAGCCTCATCTTCTGGTTCGACATCTGCAGCGGAGCGCTTTTTCGGCATATCCCATCGTGCCTTGCTGGAAGAGACAGTCTTAGTTTTCACACTCCTTTCCTTCTCTTCTGGTCCTGCTGGAGGCGAGACAACTTACCAAGGTGAGCGACTGTTGCTTTGGAGACCAAAGGTGAGCTACAGTTACCTGAAAGACGAGGGATTCCAGGAGGACCTGCTCAGAGAGCCGAAGTTGAGTCTACAATCTGAATTGTAAGCTGGATTACAAATGACAGTGTGTAAGCGCCTCTACTTCAATTCCCAGTTTAATTGCTCTCCCTTAATTGAGTTGAATTTGACTTTGAATGATTGTCTATATAAAGggtcatttatgtttttaccCCAAAAAAACagggaacttttttatttgttttggctGTTCGTTTTTAGGGTCTTGAAAACGCAAAGtgcaagtttttgaaaatgactgTGTTATGGTTATGCTACTTAAGATACTGAGTTTGACAAGGGTTCTCCAAACAAAGTGTACAACATTTTGCCGTTTTATTGTCCAGGGTCACTTAAACCTAAATAATTGTTCGCAACCCCCCACcccaaaaatattatattcaatGCTTTGTAGAAGAATGCGAATGTGAGCAGGTGTGAAGCATTTCTTGCCACAGTAACATCGCTATCTGGCAAGCATAAtagtgtttttaatgtttttcgtGGATCCATATAAACACAGATCATTTCTACAACTAACTCGACAAAGACACAAAAGTAAGAGAATGGTAATACATTTGTAAGTTGAATTATTGCCTTACTCGTGTACCATGCCACTTACACAGCACATGTCCAAAACATGGTCGTAGCCTACAATAGCACTTTTGTAGATTTATTAGTGTATGTAGTTATGCGGTACTACAAACATACCATGGTAAGTTTAAAAAACAAGGCAATGTTTCTTTTTTGCATGAGATTATGGGTTGTTATAATGTAGGTCAATAACGCAACGCTGACTTTTGTGTAcaacaaaaagttattaaaacaaattataGAAGCGTAAGAATCCCTTAAGAAAATTAACAtcattttactacaaataaaaaaatggttaCTACAGTTAAGCTTAAACAGTGGCTATGACAAATTAACCATGGTCTTGCTACAGTAACcatagtttatttatgttttttaacagTAAAACATGCCAAAATCATGGTTACTGTTACacttttttacaataaaaccaTTGCTAATTTTCCAAAGGGATATTATGTTACTGTGCACAAATACAGCTGGATGCATTAGatcctaaataaaaaaaaagagtatTATTGGTGGTACCATGGTAAAATTATAGAATAATGCAATACTTGGTTAATAACTATGGTTACTACCATAATCGAGTACCATAGTATAGAGAGTAAATGCCCAAGGTACTTCAAAGAAAGAAGAGCTTAGTAAATCTCCTAAAAAACATGGTAACTAGTACAAAGGCACTTATTGTTAGCGTATGAATTTGGACGTATTTGGGTTAACAGTGTTAAGATGGGTTAAATGTACCACGAAAACACGTAACAACCTAATAGTTTAACCTATTAATTTGAATTAAATATTAGTGTTACATATTACGAATGCAAGCAAGGTTTGAAATCGATCACTCAGCTAATGTGGCTAACGTTAGCTCGCTAAGTTAGCCTGAAACTCTAAACAAAAACTACAGCTCTGCAACCGTCTACCATAATTCATCCGCGTACTCGCAACTAACAAATGCATTTTAACAACTATTATCGAAAACCAAAAGCTGTAAAATAGAAACTGTTTGAACAATTTCACCTCCTTCTTTAGAAGGGTCTTCGCTGCGACACTTCATGTTAGCCATCACGTCTGTGTTAAACATGGACGGATACCGGATAGGACCAAAAAGCTCCGCATTTCGTGCCAGAGACAAAAGATGTATTCGACTTCGTTCGGCGCCGTAAGAACTGTCAGGAGGGTGACGTCAAGACAGCGCGAGATCGATTCGTAGAAGTCTCATTTTTAatagctctcgcggtactgtgaCGTCAACTCCCGCATTGGCCGACAAGATTGCCCATCAACACATCGAACTGAACTGTTCTCTATGGCTCTGCGGGGAACCAGACctttttttgaataaaaaagttaaatagtgtttatatttatacttatacattattgtttatattaacaataatgtttatatttctcAGACAGTTTAAATGATACATGGTTTGAGTGAGGATTTACTTATTTcttcaaaaaaacaacaatttttttataagaAGTTGTAAAGAAACCTCGTGTTAAGCATACGAATCCGTGTAGAAATGTAAAAGTTACTGTGCCTTTAGCTAATTAAAATAATTCAGCGTTTATAGGGCCGTCTTGACCTTCCAAATATGGCGGCACTGTTGAACCATTGCATGACCCAAAGCGCTCAATGGCCgcttctcaatctgaaggccgCAGCCTCCGATGGTCGCATTTGTagtctgcatacgtcatcaaatcggtcttatttcagaatattaacaattatataCTTGACTATTATGTTTAGTTAATCGTCAATttatgtaatatgcttatgagtTGCAAGtataatgctcagttaactgaaataaaccaggcttcatgacgtatgcagcctgcatatacGACCTTCGCAGGCTGCACCCTTCGAATTGAGAAACTGCCTCTATGCTGCTCTGCTTTCGCGTTTTCATTGCAACAGCGCCATCTAGCGTATACAACGAGCAAACGATTGCACTGAATTACAGCATAAATTGTGGTTACTGTTCTGGTTCCACATCTTCTGCTGATCCTGGAACAGTCGAAAATGGCATAATCTAAATCTCACAGAAGCTCCCAGGCAGCCCAGTTCTGAATGTTTAAAAACCTACTTTAAAATTAccatataaaaacaaagtgatAAGTAAAATGGTTTTAAATATTTGTCTTTTAACATTTAGAAGTGCTATATGAAATGTTAACATTATGTGAGTTCCAAGAAAGACAGCACGGTTAGTACACTACAGTACTGTGAAAAacaataacatttaatttattgcaTTGCTGATGTATTTAATTTAGGCAGTACATGTCTATTCTTTTGCATTTTTGTGGACATCAGCCAATTAAACACAACTATGATGATAtacattttattgctttaaatgAACCAATAACACATATAAGGTTTCACTATGTTCAGTAACCCGACCAGTGTGAAAGATACCTCAAATCTAACTAAGCAATATCTTTTTAAAGATACATGCCCATCAGCAAGTTTAGACGTGTTTCTTTTGGTCCTTTTTTGGCGCATTTCTATTGAGAATTTATTGATTTTGGGTTAGGAAATGATGCAAGCCCAATTCAAACGTGCATCGTCCATATTAAACACCACTAACcaaataatttaatatacaaaataaGAACTCGGTTTACTTTTGGAAAAAAGTTTATTGTGAAATGACTGTGTGAAAATCGGGAAGGGGGAATACTGGCGAACTGACCACAGCAACGTCATGTGCCTTTAACACACAGCCGATGGTGTTATTGTGACCCTGGATGGGCGGAGAAAGAGGAAACAAACCCTCACTTCATGAGTGGCTATTTCCTTCTTCCCCGGTCTCCATCCCACTGTGGACAGTCGCCCCGGTTGGACCAAGAAGGCGGAGGATCGACTGCATGAGGATGTAACTTCCAAAAAGAGggtaagaaaataaaacaagGACAAAAGGGCAATATAAGAATGGTTCAGAAGTGACATCCCAAAGTCCTTTTTATTGATTGGTCTTCATAACAGAATGGATGTCCCGACACCATGGGGTCTGCAGATATAATTCAGCCTTCCTCACCACTCTCACAACGGGCGGCCTCTTACACAGACATGATGTGCTTCACGAAAGCTGTAAAAGGAGAAGCAACGCATAAGGAAAGATCACACAGATCGGCTCACCATACAAGGCGTGAGGTGGcttctaaaaataatgatttaatgaTGAGCTTATTATACCACTCAGATTAGTGACATGATGTCTAAATGCCAATAAAACAGCGTGTAGTGTTATATAATCTGCCTTGATTAAGTGACAAAGGTTCAGTTTAAAGACTTTTTCGAATACGTACCCTCATATGGGATACTGCCGTTCTCATCTTCCTGTCCCTGCATGAGAGACTCAATCTCAGTCTCGTTCATCTTCTCACCTGTTAATGCAATAGAAGGGATTGGTTAcatctttcaaaatattttactaCGCCATTACCATGTTTTATTCAGAATATGGTACTAAAGTTATTCTATGGTTTTTTTTGGCCATAGATCTTGATAATAAAACGTGCACGCTTGacccataatttgatttttaattttatgcTTTCATTATTGAAATTAATTTGAAATGCACGTAAAGCATCCCGGCATGACCCTCATGAAGTTGGTAGTGTATATCATAATACAATGCTTTGACACTTCTccaatatttagttttaactgGATTATGTCATGTTGTCATTTTCTTAGCATGAATAACTTCACTCACCCAGTGTGGACAGTACAATGCGCAGCTCAGCGCCCATAACTTTGCCATTGCCCTCTTTGTCGAAGACGCGCAGACCCTCAACGTAGTCGTCGTATGTACCTTTCTGCATGGCGTCAACGGTTTTCAACATTGGCAGGAAAGCATCAAAGTCAACTCTTTTGTTGGCCATATCTGTTTCGCACATACACAACTATTAAGGATTTGCAAACTATTTCGCATTAGAAAGCATGATATAAGGTAAAGGTCTTGCCATCAGCAGATGGGTCGCCCAGGATCTTCTTGACAGCACTGTTTGTGGGGTTCTGACCCAGGGCACGCATGATGTCGGCAATCTGGTTGTAGGCCACCTTGTTGTCACCAACTCTGTCGAAGAGACCGAAAGCCTCTTTGAAGTCTGTAAGCGAAAGAAGAAACTGTTTTAGTTATgtgaatgtaaataaatatttgtgtgGGTCCTATaatggcttcaaaaaagctttGAGGTTAAGGGTAAATTGTACATGATCATTTTTTTGTACAGTTTGACAACTGTACATGCAGTAAGGATAGGAAAGGGCCGCATGGGAGGCCGAGTTGTAATTAATCTGCTGACAGTAAAATAGCACCCTACAACTTCTGCTCTACGACAGCTGTGCCTGTACGAAGGTGGGTTTAATGTATGATGTGACAGCCGATACCCTTGGAGAAAGTAGCCATTGCCATACATGGCTATGGCAGTCTTCGGCTGACCCAAGGCGAATGCAAGAATGCTGACAGCGGCGTAACCTACACCCAACCGCATGCTTTTTGCACCTAACTGAGAAAGAATTTCCAAAGGGGAATGGACTAGAGATGATTTCCTTTTCTTCTGTATTTAAGATATGGTGGGCTTCATCattaaatgaaatgaataatataACAAATAATTCACCTTCACAATTGTTTACATTAAACTTTTATTATAAGTTAATCTTTCTTTTCATAGAAAATCTTTACGGCATTATAAATGGCTTTTCTTTCACATTCTTTGCTTACGTCATGTTGATGACATAAGTTTAAGGATTGTAAAGAAATGTGCATTTATACATTGTAAGAAAAATAGACAATAAAttatcactggggcagtacccttaaaAATGctctaatatgtaccatttgggTACacatttggttccaaaatgtaTATTTGAGGTGCCAATTTGTATTTTTGACAACTTTTTGACctattttttgacagtgtatacaGATACAAACATTCTtgcttatttatatattataatatataatccAAAGTCCtctatacattattttatcaatCCTCATCCTTATGCATCCCAACTAGCATGCTAATTTTAGAAACGCTCCAAATAGTTAAGACATTCCTGTGGTCCTCAAGCACAATACATCATACACTGAACCTTGTAAGATCACGATAAACACTTTTGTGGAAAATATTGAACACTTACCCTCAATCTGGTCAGCAGTGAATTCTCCAGCCTGCCAAAAAGACAACATTTGCATCAAAACCCACTGGTACACATGCCAACATCTCATCATGACAAATCAATACAATACTAatgacattacattacattactttACAATACATTTGCAAGCAAGCATTTTTGGGAAATCACGAAAAAAACTCCTTCCAAGCGCACATCTCCATTTCGTACAGATAGGGATGTTATTATGTTTTCTTATACCCAACGTCACCATTGTGAAATTAAAAACGTTCAAAATGTCCCCGATTTTATTTTAGCTGGCCTTTTGCCAGTTTTTCAGCCAGAAGAGCGTCAAAGAAGGCACAGAAGAGAAAATAACAAGAGTAATCCAAGTACACACCATGTTGCAGGTTTGGGATGAGGAGCGAGGGGATGAAGTCAAGAAGCCGGAGTCCCAGGAGAGTGGTCCTGAACCATGGACCAGGTCCTTCTTATTTATGCTATGCAAATGATGTCACGGGGCGGATCTAGTGACTTCTTTAACTTTCTTAGGTCAAGCTGGAAGGAAGGTTGCGGCTTTCTCCAATGCGCATGGCGCGGCGGTATTTTTAGATTATGCTCAAGGCTCCTTCAAAGATTCCTTGGCTTTggtcagcattttaattttaGTGGATTTTTTACGCCGATTTTGCGCATTACACTCGTAGAGAGGGATGCAAATATACGCGCGTGAATCTCAGGTCTGCGTGTGAATTGTGGTTATAAATGGCAACACAACATCTTGGGGAAGCTTTTGGTTACAGGGCCGATATTTTTAACATGCAAATAGTGGTCTCGGCCACTTATGGTTGTATGGCAAGCCAGGAAGAAAACTCCTCAGAGCCAGTTTATAGTGCAAATGTTTGAGACGTCACGGAGAGCGCGCGCAACATGAATTGACGCGTATTTTGTAAATATAGCTAATCACAGTT
This region includes:
- the pcnp gene encoding PEST proteolytic signal-containing nuclear protein isoform X2 is translated as MANMKCRSEDPSKEGGPPGIPRLSGPEEKERSVKTKTVSSSKARWDMPKKRSAADVEPEDEAKSKPASSKMLKAGFSMMAQPPKKPATISIKLGASKPKEPTPALPAKKPGLASVFNEDDDSEPEEMPPEAKMRMKNIGRETPTSAGPNSFNKGKQGFSDHQKLWERKLKSHTDQ
- the pcnp gene encoding PEST proteolytic signal-containing nuclear protein isoform X1; translated protein: MANMKCRSEDPSKEGGPPGIPRLSAGPEEKERSVKTKTVSSSKARWDMPKKRSAADVEPEDEAKSKPASSKMLKAGFSMMAQPPKKPATISIKLGASKPKEPTPALPAKKPGLASVFNEDDDSEPEEMPPEAKMRMKNIGRETPTSAGPNSFNKGKQGFSDHQKLWERKLKSHTDQ
- the pcnp gene encoding PEST proteolytic signal-containing nuclear protein isoform X5, yielding MPKKRSAADVEPEDEAKSKPASSKMLKAGFSMMAQPPKKPATISIKLGASKPKEPTPALPAKKPGLASVFNEDDDSEPEEMPPEAKMRMKNIGRETPTSAGPNSFNKGKQGFSDHQKLWERKLKSHTDQ
- the pcnp gene encoding PEST proteolytic signal-containing nuclear protein isoform X4, with the protein product MFNTDVMANMKCRSEDPSKEGGPEEKERSVKTKTVSSSKARWDMPKKRSAADVEPEDEAKSKPASSKMLKAGFSMMAQPPKKPATISIKLGASKPKEPTPALPAKKPGLASVFNEDDDSEPEEMPPEAKMRMKNIGRETPTSAGPNSFNKGKQGFSDHQKLWERKLKSHTDQ
- the pcnp gene encoding PEST proteolytic signal-containing nuclear protein isoform X3, which gives rise to MFNTDVMANMKCRSEDPSKEGAGPEEKERSVKTKTVSSSKARWDMPKKRSAADVEPEDEAKSKPASSKMLKAGFSMMAQPPKKPATISIKLGASKPKEPTPALPAKKPGLASVFNEDDDSEPEEMPPEAKMRMKNIGRETPTSAGPNSFNKGKQGFSDHQKLWERKLKSHTDQ
- the mylz3 gene encoding myosin, light polypeptide 3, skeletal muscle, giving the protein MAGEFTADQIEDFKEAFGLFDRVGDNKVAYNQIADIMRALGQNPTNSAVKKILGDPSADDMANKRVDFDAFLPMLKTVDAMQKGTYDDYVEGLRVFDKEGNGKVMGAELRIVLSTLGEKMNETEIESLMQGQEDENGSIPYEAFVKHIMSV